The following are encoded together in the Verrucomicrobiia bacterium genome:
- a CDS encoding autotransporter-associated beta strand repeat-containing protein — protein sequence MKTQIHPQTKDQARPKTSAAWRSKTTASYAAVGLALAAWQAALAPAHAANITKAATGTDLNAGASWNGAAAPSAADVATWDSTSLGAGLTLGANTNWLGVSVSGALTDISVTGTGVLTLGSGGFDLSASANNLTLANTVSLAADQTWNVSSGHNLTAGRVINSPFNLTKSGAGTVTLGAGGASTLDGTLNITAGTIQIGVNDMTTAGLTGSGTLENGSATTRWFFVNTSTSQTFDGVIQNGAGGGLLGFIKRGAGTLTLNNAANNFGDMLAMDANSGRLILNAGTYSANAGWGAAWVDGVMEINGASVSFNRNAANAYDSSLNIGDASGLIGAVHLNSGSVTLPRQVAMGSASGAYGAFSQFGGTFAITNSGFFTLGLGTGLGVYNQTGGNAIHFGPATLGAGGSSVGVVSFSGNATFTNTYVGGWSFMVGESGRGILNISDGASVAISAQDITVGVNASGDGTVNLRGGTLTASRINGNSGTSKVLNFNGGTLKASGSNSTLITNLTAAYVYGGGATIDDGGNNVAVSQQLLAPSGQGVTSIPVTAGGSGYIDAPLVLITNVDGSGATAIAQIDYTLGTVTNILVTNPGNDYNTPPTVTLAGGGGTGATLGAPTLAANSTTGGLTKLGTGTVSLAGGYTYSGPTKVLAGTLAVNTPTVYPTTAGDVTVSNASLSLDLSSGGSYSYTPLPAAALTLAGATTNNLSYGTVSGTPAAAINATSLSVSGTNVINITASGLGVGQFPLIQYAGTPLANLNNFKLGSLPPGIVASLVNNTSSLSVDLLVTSAGQVLTWYGADSLGTPLTTWDINNSANWNYGAAKYLQYSGNTYGDNVTFDDNLYYTLEGTNVTIATRVVPATLTVNNTQPYNFIGAGGIDGSVTLVKTNLGTLFIGTSNNYSGGTIIGGGTLAIASDSALGTNTGPVSLLGATLELDGNLASARTITRTAGSTIGVVSNVSATLSGSIAGTGDLTLSSLLNGNVTLSGPIAGAGSLFKTGEGAVTLAATNPIVGHVFVNSGTLVLDTGFWISNSTWNSVGQMGTDNGTLTLKGSGAFVTSSDFNVADVDSSIGTFNLQDTATLTANNIFIASANSTASTAIGTVNQTGGTVTQTSTTAGNFTIGGRRSDAPGGVGTYNLSGGTVLAAAAVRIGGYGSGTVNQSGGLFSAAAGGLNLARFAGSSGTYNLNGGTLQTFNVASSAGTNAVFNFNGGTLQAAASNPAFFEGLSRANVRDGGAVIDTATFNVSLAQPLLTSDIGGDLGTGGLTKLGVGVLTLTGSNAYAGPTMVSQGTLLVTPAHRMAAGAVNVASGATFGVTLSTSGAAQVGALTLGSASVDSTIVAFSLLTGTNPANAVLECGPVTLNGTNTISVSGLLNSGTFPVLKYTGALAGSGYLNPVARTPHGYSGTVSNDVATSTIYVTVSGSGGIVWQGYNADPGKTNLWDINTTTNWLSGVSPSDYAELAPPGDKVIFDDTGSGVVILSNTVSPANVLITNSAKSYTFQGPGHIAGTTGLTKTGAGTATVSFAGNSYTGPTTISAGALAVAGGSAIGDSSAVTLANVAGATLQITNGETVGSLSGGGTTGGSVVMLSGNLTAGGDNSSTTFAGRLSGAGGFVKAGNGTMTLTGASNSLTGILSVNGGSLNIPAGSTVFGTGLSFVGYRTGSGNMTVAGSSLTTGGDLGVGYSDQNGTAYNAVGTLTVTNATVSLGGRLIVGRGNNNQNTVTGTVTVENGGTLNSEGDVLLGFAGNANLGKVVVNGGTLNLASTTKRWLIMSQWDTSQSEVDVNSGQLNINANTDIRFAISGNTGINVFNLNGGAVTFFSDNHTTVGGSGVVDLHQGNGGSVDNTFNLNGGTLSVFGILTANASGTRTFNFNGGTLRAVANNAAFVNLGSGNAAANVRNGGAIIDTAGFNVGIPQVLQHSAVAGDNDPDGGLTKLGAGTLSLNGLNTYTGPTAVNAGSLGGTGVISGPVTIGAAGTLAPGAAVGAIGTLTVNNNLSIAGNIAVDVNTTNPATNDVCVVSGTLNNTGTGTVQVNNLGPALVTGNTFKLFSQPVVNGAALAISGGGSGVHWTNNLAVDGSIRVLSVSTTPTTPTNLTYGVSGNVLTLSWPASYQGWTLQAQTNVLGVGLTTNWVDVAGSQALTTTNFTVNPTNPAVFYRLKLTTP from the coding sequence ATGAAGACCCAAATCCACCCCCAAACCAAAGACCAGGCCCGGCCCAAAACATCCGCGGCTTGGCGATCCAAAACCACCGCCTCGTATGCGGCTGTCGGCCTCGCACTGGCCGCCTGGCAGGCCGCGTTGGCGCCCGCACACGCCGCCAACATCACCAAAGCCGCCACGGGCACGGACTTGAATGCCGGCGCCAGTTGGAACGGCGCCGCCGCGCCCTCGGCCGCGGATGTGGCCACGTGGGACAGCACTTCGCTCGGCGCCGGTCTGACGCTGGGCGCCAACACCAACTGGCTTGGCGTGAGCGTTTCCGGGGCGTTGACGGACATTTCCGTGACGGGCACCGGCGTGCTGACCTTGGGCTCCGGCGGTTTTGATTTGTCCGCTTCTGCGAACAACCTGACGTTGGCTAACACCGTCAGCCTGGCCGCGGATCAAACCTGGAATGTGAGTTCCGGCCACAACTTGACCGCGGGACGCGTCATCAATTCGCCGTTCAACCTGACCAAATCCGGCGCGGGCACCGTGACGCTGGGCGCGGGCGGCGCCAGCACGCTGGATGGCACGTTGAACATTACGGCGGGCACCATTCAGATTGGCGTCAATGACATGACGACGGCCGGCCTCACTGGCAGTGGCACGCTCGAAAACGGCAGCGCGACGACGCGGTGGTTTTTCGTCAACACCAGCACGTCCCAGACGTTTGACGGCGTGATCCAGAACGGTGCGGGTGGCGGCCTGCTCGGCTTCATCAAACGCGGCGCGGGCACGCTGACGTTGAACAATGCGGCCAACAATTTCGGCGACATGCTGGCGATGGATGCCAACAGCGGCCGCCTGATCTTGAACGCGGGCACCTATTCAGCGAACGCCGGCTGGGGTGCGGCGTGGGTGGATGGCGTGATGGAAATCAACGGCGCCTCGGTGAGCTTCAATCGCAACGCGGCCAACGCCTATGACTCCAGCCTGAACATCGGCGATGCCTCGGGCCTGATCGGCGCGGTGCATCTCAACTCCGGCAGCGTGACGCTTCCGCGCCAGGTGGCGATGGGCAGCGCGAGCGGCGCCTACGGTGCGTTCTCACAATTTGGCGGCACTTTCGCCATCACCAATTCCGGTTTCTTCACGCTCGGTCTGGGCACCGGACTCGGCGTCTATAACCAGACGGGCGGCAACGCCATTCACTTCGGTCCCGCCACGCTCGGCGCCGGCGGATCCAGCGTGGGCGTGGTGAGCTTCAGCGGCAACGCGACCTTCACCAACACGTATGTGGGCGGCTGGTCGTTCATGGTCGGCGAGAGCGGCCGGGGCATTCTGAACATTTCCGATGGCGCTTCGGTGGCCATTTCGGCGCAGGACATCACGGTGGGCGTCAATGCCAGCGGTGATGGCACGGTCAACCTCCGCGGCGGCACGCTGACGGCGAGCCGCATCAACGGTAACTCCGGCACGAGCAAGGTGCTCAACTTCAATGGTGGCACGCTCAAAGCCTCGGGCAGCAACAGCACCCTGATCACCAACCTGACCGCGGCCTACGTTTACGGCGGCGGCGCCACGATTGACGATGGCGGGAACAACGTCGCGGTGAGCCAGCAGCTGCTCGCGCCTTCGGGGCAGGGCGTCACCTCCATTCCGGTCACCGCCGGCGGTTCCGGTTACATTGACGCGCCGCTCGTGCTGATCACCAACGTGGACGGCAGCGGCGCCACGGCCATTGCGCAGATTGATTACACGCTCGGCACGGTGACCAACATCCTCGTCACCAATCCGGGCAACGACTACAACACGCCGCCGACCGTGACGCTGGCGGGTGGTGGCGGCACGGGTGCGACGCTCGGCGCGCCGACGTTGGCGGCCAACAGCACCACGGGCGGTTTGACCAAACTGGGCACTGGCACGGTGTCGCTCGCGGGCGGATACACTTACAGCGGCCCCACGAAGGTGCTGGCCGGCACGCTGGCGGTCAATACGCCGACTGTTTATCCCACCACTGCTGGCGATGTCACGGTGAGCAACGCCAGCCTGTCGCTCGACTTGTCCTCCGGTGGCAGCTATTCCTACACCCCGCTGCCGGCGGCGGCATTGACGCTGGCGGGAGCCACCACGAACAACCTGAGCTACGGCACCGTTTCGGGCACGCCCGCGGCGGCCATCAACGCCACCTCGCTTTCCGTTTCCGGCACCAACGTCATCAACATCACGGCCAGCGGCCTCGGCGTCGGCCAGTTCCCGCTCATTCAATACGCGGGCACGCCCCTGGCGAACTTGAACAACTTCAAGCTCGGTTCGCTGCCGCCCGGCATCGTGGCCTCGCTGGTCAACAACACCAGCAGCCTCTCCGTCGATTTGCTTGTCACCAGCGCAGGGCAGGTGCTCACGTGGTATGGGGCGGACAGCCTGGGCACGCCGTTGACCACCTGGGACATCAACAACAGCGCGAACTGGAACTACGGCGCGGCGAAGTATCTCCAATACAGCGGCAACACCTACGGCGACAACGTGACGTTTGACGACAACCTCTACTACACGCTGGAAGGAACCAACGTGACGATTGCCACGCGGGTTGTCCCGGCGACCCTGACGGTGAACAACACGCAGCCCTACAACTTCATCGGCGCGGGCGGCATCGATGGTTCCGTGACCCTCGTCAAAACCAATCTGGGCACGCTCTTCATCGGCACCAGCAACAACTACTCCGGCGGCACGATCATCGGCGGCGGCACGCTGGCGATTGCCAGCGACAGCGCCCTGGGCACCAACACCGGGCCCGTAAGCCTGCTGGGTGCGACGCTGGAACTGGACGGAAACCTGGCCAGCGCCCGCACCATCACCCGCACCGCCGGCTCCACCATCGGCGTGGTTTCAAATGTGTCGGCGACCTTGAGTGGCAGCATCGCCGGCACGGGCGACCTGACCCTCAGTTCGCTCCTCAATGGCAATGTGACGCTGAGCGGACCGATTGCGGGTGCGGGTTCGCTGTTCAAAACCGGTGAAGGCGCGGTGACCCTGGCTGCCACCAACCCCATCGTCGGACACGTCTTCGTCAATTCCGGCACGCTGGTGCTCGATACCGGCTTCTGGATCAGCAATTCCACCTGGAACAGCGTCGGCCAGATGGGCACCGACAACGGCACGCTGACCCTCAAGGGTTCAGGCGCCTTCGTCACCTCGTCGGACTTTAACGTGGCCGACGTGGACAGCTCGATCGGCACATTCAACCTCCAGGACACGGCCACCCTTACGGCGAACAACATTTTCATCGCCTCGGCCAACAGCACCGCCTCCACCGCCATCGGCACGGTCAACCAGACCGGCGGCACGGTGACGCAAACGTCCACCACGGCGGGCAACTTCACGATCGGCGGCCGTCGTTCCGACGCCCCGGGCGGTGTGGGCACCTACAATCTGAGCGGCGGCACGGTGCTGGCGGCGGCGGCGGTTCGCATCGGCGGTTACGGCAGCGGCACGGTGAACCAGTCGGGCGGCCTGTTCAGCGCGGCGGCCGGCGGCCTCAACCTCGCCCGCTTTGCCGGCTCCAGCGGCACCTACAACCTGAACGGCGGCACGCTCCAGACGTTTAACGTGGCGTCCAGCGCCGGCACCAATGCCGTCTTCAACTTCAACGGCGGCACGCTCCAGGCGGCCGCCAGCAACCCGGCCTTCTTCGAAGGCTTGTCCCGCGCCAACGTGCGGGATGGCGGGGCCGTCATTGACACCGCCACCTTCAACGTCTCCCTCGCGCAGCCACTGCTGACGAGCGACATCGGTGGGGATTTGGGCACGGGCGGGTTGACGAAACTCGGTGTGGGCGTCCTCACGTTGACCGGGTCCAACGCCTACGCGGGCCCGACCATGGTCAGCCAGGGCACGCTCCTCGTGACGCCGGCGCACCGGATGGCCGCGGGTGCGGTGAACGTGGCCAGCGGGGCGACGTTCGGCGTGACCCTGTCCACCAGCGGGGCGGCGCAGGTGGGCGCTTTGACGCTTGGCAGCGCCAGTGTGGATTCAACCATCGTGGCGTTCAGCCTCCTCACCGGCACCAACCCGGCGAACGCCGTGCTGGAATGCGGCCCGGTGACACTCAACGGCACGAACACGATCAGCGTCTCGGGCCTGCTGAATTCCGGCACCTTCCCGGTGTTGAAATACACGGGCGCGCTGGCCGGCAGCGGCTATCTGAATCCCGTGGCGCGCACGCCGCACGGTTATTCGGGCACCGTGTCAAACGACGTGGCCACCTCGACCATCTACGTGACGGTCAGCGGTTCGGGCGGCATCGTCTGGCAGGGCTACAACGCCGATCCCGGCAAGACCAACCTGTGGGACATCAACACCACCACCAACTGGCTGTCGGGTGTTTCGCCGAGTGATTACGCGGAACTGGCGCCGCCCGGTGACAAGGTCATTTTTGATGACACCGGCAGCGGCGTCGTGATCCTGAGCAATACTGTCAGCCCGGCCAACGTGCTCATCACGAACAGCGCGAAGAGCTACACCTTCCAGGGCCCCGGCCATATCGCGGGCACCACGGGATTGACCAAGACGGGCGCGGGCACCGCGACCGTCAGCTTTGCGGGCAACAGTTACACCGGCCCCACCACCATCAGCGCGGGAGCCCTGGCGGTTGCGGGCGGCAGTGCCATCGGTGATTCCAGTGCGGTCACGCTGGCCAATGTGGCCGGCGCCACCTTGCAGATTACCAACGGTGAAACCGTCGGCTCGCTGTCGGGCGGTGGAACCACGGGCGGCAGCGTCGTCATGCTCAGCGGCAACCTGACCGCGGGCGGCGACAACAGCAGCACGACCTTCGCCGGCCGTCTGAGCGGTGCCGGGGGATTCGTCAAGGCCGGCAACGGCACGATGACCTTGACTGGCGCCAGCAATTCACTGACCGGCATCCTGTCCGTCAACGGTGGCTCCCTGAACATTCCAGCGGGTTCGACGGTGTTCGGCACGGGCCTTTCGTTTGTTGGATACCGGACGGGGAGTGGCAACATGACCGTGGCTGGGAGCAGTCTCACTACCGGCGGCGACCTTGGAGTTGGGTATTCGGATCAGAATGGAACGGCCTACAATGCCGTGGGCACGCTTACGGTTACCAATGCGACTGTCTCGCTGGGCGGCCGGCTCATTGTTGGCCGGGGTAACAACAACCAGAATACCGTCACAGGCACCGTAACCGTCGAAAACGGCGGCACACTCAATTCGGAGGGCGACGTGCTGCTCGGTTTTGCCGGCAATGCCAACCTCGGAAAAGTCGTGGTAAACGGCGGCACGCTGAATCTCGCTTCAACGACCAAACGCTGGCTCATCATGAGCCAGTGGGACACATCGCAGTCCGAAGTTGATGTGAACAGTGGTCAGTTGAACATCAATGCGAACACGGATATCCGGTTCGCCATTTCGGGTAACACCGGAATCAACGTGTTCAACCTCAATGGCGGCGCGGTCACGTTCTTCAGTGACAATCACACGACCGTCGGCGGATCGGGCGTGGTTGACCTGCACCAAGGAAACGGCGGATCCGTTGACAACACCTTCAACCTGAATGGCGGCACGCTGAGCGTGTTCGGCATCCTCACCGCCAACGCCTCGGGCACACGGACGTTCAACTTCAACGGCGGCACGCTGCGCGCGGTGGCCAACAACGCGGCATTCGTGAACCTAGGCTCCGGCAATGCCGCGGCCAATGTGCGGAACGGCGGCGCCATCATCGACACCGCCGGTTTCAACGTGGGCATTCCCCAGGTGCTGCAACACTCGGCCGTTGCGGGCGACAACGACCCGGACGGCGGTCTGACCAAGCTCGGCGCCGGCACCCTGTCGCTGAACGGCCTCAACACCTACACCGGTCCGACGGCGGTCAATGCGGGTTCGCTCGGCGGCACGGGCGTGATCAGCGGTCCGGTCACGATCGGCGCGGCGGGCACCCTGGCGCCTGGCGCGGCCGTGGGCGCCATCGGCACCTTGACGGTGAACAACAACCTGTCCATCGCCGGCAACATTGCTGTGGATGTGAACACGACCAATCCGGCGACGAACGACGTGTGCGTGGTCAGCGGCACGTTGAACAACACAGGCACCGGCACGGTGCAGGTGAACAACCTCGGCCCGGCTCTCGTGACGGGGAACACGTTCAAATTGTTCAGCCAGCCGGTCGTCAACGGCGCGGCGCTGGCCATCTCCGGTGGCGGCTCGGGTGTGCATTGGACGAACAACCTCGCCGTGGACGGCTCCATCCGCGTGTTGTCCGTCTCAACCACGCCGACCACGCCCACGAACCTGACTTACGGGGTGAGCGGCAACGTGTTGACGCTCTCGTGGCCGGCGAGCTACCAGGGCTGGACGCTTCAGGCGCAGACCAATGTGCTCGGGGTCGGCCTCACGACCAACTGGGTGGACGTCGCGGGCAGCCAGGCGCTGACCACGACCAACTTCACCGTGAATCCGACGAATCCGGCGGTGTTCTACCGGCTGAAGCTGACGACGCCGTGA